The Argentina anserina chromosome 5, drPotAnse1.1, whole genome shotgun sequence genome includes the window aaaggTAAATGGATATTCATGTTATTTACATGTAACTATCAACATATCCATGCAACTCATATGTTCCATCAATTCTCTATTTCCTCTCAATAAAGATGAGAGGAAATAGAGAAAACAATTTGATGAGTTGTCATACACACCATTTGTCATCTCCAAATATATGCCACGTCTGTGAATCAATACTGTGTTCTGTTTTTGTCTGTTGATCAATGAGAAAGGATCGAGCTATGTGAATCAATGAACTACTAAAATCTCCCAGCACGAAATCGGCTATTCTGGTAAATAAGAAAAACAGTGGGAGAGTACCTTTAGGTTAGGGATAAAGACGTACTACCAAGTCCATTATTGCAAGTTGCCGAGAAGCATGGAGACGAGGGTTTGtattcaaatttcaaagcATCCCTCATCACTGGTTCCTTATCCCTTCTTCCTCAATCTCGATCGGTCCTATCACAACAGCAGCTAGCACACTTTAATCAAAGTGTAAGGAGACCCCAAATGGGGCGGTGGGATACTCTCCTCTGCTGACCACCCAGCAAAGCTACCCTCCACCAAAACACGTGTCGAGACCCTACTATATACTTCCCTTATAGGTCAATTCTGTGGCCCAATGAGAGTGGAGCTCGGTTTCTGATGATGGTAACACACTAACCCTAGAAGACTCGAAAATATCAGTAATCTCTTGATTAACAACTGGGCGGGCACCATTGGAGAACCCGCCCCACCCAGAAAGGTAATTGGACCCCATTGCTGCCGTTTTTGGCGAATGAAGTGTTCCCTGGAATTTTTGAGCTTTCCCCTTTTGGGTTGGATGGATAGGTTTCAGACTGATGGAGGTGACTGGAGAGGAGAAAGTTGATTGGCCAAATGGGGTGTCTGTTCTGTTCTGTGTTCTCTGATCTGATCTGGTTCTCTGTGCTGTGCTGTGCTGCCTCCTCTCCCAGCGCTTCAGaatcatataaaattatgcTTCTATTATCAGTATCTTTATCTCCTGCTAGCTTTCCTCTCTTTTTGACTGGTCTTGGATTTTCACGATGGTGTTGAATCTTTTGAGAGGagaatatgtatatatgcagCATCACATATTGGTAGCGTTTAGATTAAGCGCGCGTGTAATTGGCTAAGCACATAACAAAGATGCAAAAAGATAATATTAAGTTTTTATAACAACGATGGGATGTTCATGTTAAAGCATTTCTTTAAAAATATTACACTTCATATATACCTTCCTGTTGAGAGAGAGCGAGGCTTTTTAATTTCTCTCTGTTGTGAGAATGTGAGAAGTAAAGGTTTCTGGTAAATGGAAATGAAATTAAATGGTAATGACTTCAGTTTTGGTGCTTAATCCATTCTGCAGAATCCAAAAATACTGTGGAACATGTTATGTGTACGTATGTGTGCTTTATACGTACTTCTTCTAATCTTATACGTAGATTATAAGGTAATCTTTAGGTATTAGTATAACAAATTCGATCTCCAGCTTTCTCTAGGTTATGCATCAGTGCATATCCAATTTGGCGCAATTAATTAGTTTGAAGTACACTATTGTGGCTGTTCGACGTATAATTACCAAAGAGATATAAAAGCCCTAACTACCAAAACTGATGGACCAGTTCTGCGTACAACGGCCCAATTCATGATATATAGCAGTCCCAAATGTTATTCTGGGGCTTTTTTTAAGCTCGGCTTAAAAATTGTTGTGAACTTGTGCCAAGAATTCAAACTTCAGTTCCAACTGTAGAGATAGTGTTTTCGTTGTAGGAATCTGGAAATTGTCCCATGAAAGCGATGAACTATCCGAATACTAGAATCAAGGTTATGTGATTAATTAAAGAAAACGGAGATTGTTATACGAAGCTAGAAAATTATTGAtaattctttatttcttttctaATCTGGTTCACATGAATATTAGCTAGGGGTAAGTAAAGATTACACATGGCTTTAACTAAGCTAGAACAAAAAGACAAAGAAATGACAATAAAGCAGTTGTAAAAGTGATGGCAGCTGCACCATGCATTGTAACTGCATTGTTCTTCTTCTCATGATTCGCATGATCATGAGCCGGCGCCGGTGCTTCAGTTGCATTCAGCGTTGCCGATTGAGCAGGCGGTGGGCTTTCTGTTTCAGCTGCTGGTGATCCCAAGACCTTGACAATCATCTTCTGCCCCTTCTCGCAGTGGCTGGCAGTCCCACTAATGAAGTAGAACAAACCAGGCCGATCCAATTTGAAGACTGAATCACCGCCTTTAAACATGAAAATCGGTTTATCAGAATGACATTTTTCGTACTCGGGTTCCGTCACCACCATAACTGAGTCCCCGTCTTTCTTGTAATTGAAATCTAATGAAGAAAACAACAAAGCAAAGTGTTAATTAAATGCaatagtatattatatatatgaacgTAGACATTCatattgaagaaaatattctactagctagctagggttgCGACTTGAGTACTCACTGAGGGTGTCATTAACTTTGAACCTGTTCGTAGAGGCCCATTCGTTGTATATATCTTGGTCATTCTTTGATTTAGGGACCTCCCATCCCTTGCTTTTGCCACCAACTTGAAATTCAGTACCATTTACAAGCGCGACCTGGATAGCAGAGAGAGAAAACAACAAGATAAATACTTTGGAGGATTCCATGATCGAAGTACGTTTGTATCGCGCCCGTGTCACAAACCTACTCTAGCTCTTAATGTATTTGTTTCTTGGTTAATCGATCTCTAGCTAGCAGTAGCAGGTTATGAAGAGTAGTAGTACGAATGCGGACGTTTGAGGTATGAAATTGTACGAATTTAAATAGATTGATGAAGTTGAAGTTTGTTACTGAAGGAGATGAGTGATCGGGTGAATGAGGATTCGTAGGAGTGAAATGTGGAGGCCGTGTGACGCTAGCTTGTTGAAGCTAAGTAAACCGATGAGCATTCGATCAACAATTGCTATCCTTTATCTTTGACTTGACTTCGTTAGTTTACAATAATTGTTTTAAAATGGCCACTAGCTGAGACTGTTGTGTGAAATTAACTGAGGAGATACGATCGATAaactttgttttaaattttcagGTTCAATGAGGATTGCTAGGAGTGGAGGATTAGGTCACTTAGGTCATCTCCAACTCATCCAAATTAAGAGCGAAAATGCTCTTATTTAGCATTTTTCCATCTCCACCCCTTTAAATTAAGGGCTAAAAAACATTGTAAAAGGCTACAAAATTTAGTCTTTTGAGTGAgttttaatttcatttatttattcaatATGTCCCCcacatttaatttttattatcaACTACATCTAATTTTcattataattttgtattaatACATGTAAGAGGGTGTTTTGATGTTGTGCGACTAGGCCCAAAATTGATCAAGAAAATGATTCAAGAACAATTTTGTTGTTATTGACTTGATGGTAACAACAACAAATTTGTATCAATTTCACAAGAATGAGACTTACAGAGGATATGGTGAGGGAGCTAGATGCCTGAGAGTTTAATAGAGAGAGGATTGCATGATTCCAAGGTAAATTGGGTGAAACCTGGGTTTGAAGAGATGAAGCATGATCTCAATCCTAAGGTTTCTAGGttgttatgttttgtttaCCAGCGGAAATCTGCTCGGCTTTTATAGCCGAGGTAGGGGAAGAAAATTGTTGGTAAAGACTTTTCATTTGAGGTAGATGGTTGCTATATTTTTGAGATTGATTTCCTCCATGCAACAAAATTGGTGAAAGGGCTATAGGTCTTGGTCTAAATTGATAGGTTGTAGAACGACGATGCACAGTCTAGGACGGTGGCTTTTCCCTAGATTCTTGCTGCTGTGATTCTAGGATGATTTGGATTCCTTAAAATTTGGTATTTAAGGGAGCTTTTGAGCACTAAAGTCTATCAGGGGTTGGGAATTAAAAAGAGATTATGAGAGATGTGGACGAAATTCTTTTCCATGAATTCAAGGATGCTTAGCAGAATTGATCAAACACCAATCCAAGCAGCAATCTGACTAGAATGTGATATCTATTTTAGGAGGAAGATGACTCTATGGATATTTGGGCTGAGGCGCACCTAATGGATTTTGGGCCTGTGAATTGGTTTAGTGGACTTGGGCTCAGTTTAGCTTGCTCCTTATTTCTCTACTAACCAATGTAGAGACTTAGATTTCATAAAACATGAATTTTGGCTCCCAAGTCAAAAATTATTCACGAATCTTTTTTAAATGATGGGCCTCATAGGCATCGTTACCTTCCGCACCACAA containing:
- the LOC126793856 gene encoding early nodulin-like protein 1, translated to MESSKVFILLFSLSAIQVALVNGTEFQVGGKSKGWEVPKSKNDQDIYNEWASTNRFKVNDTLNFNYKKDGDSVMVVTEPEYEKCHSDKPIFMFKGGDSVFKLDRPGLFYFISGTASHCEKGQKMIVKVLGSPAAETESPPPAQSATLNATEAPAPAHDHANHEKKNNAVTMHGAAAITFTTALLSFLCLFVLA